The Haloplanus natans DSM 17983 DNA segment TGGCGTAGCTGAGCGCCGCCGCCGCGTTCAGTCCGAATACGTCGAGGAAGTCCGACACCGTCGAGAGGCGTCCGCGTTCGAGCGTCGGAACGAGCTTCGCGGTCGGGCCGAACCGCGTCACGCTCGGATCGTGGACGTCCGCGTCGCCGTGAACCGCAGCGAAGGGCAGTTTCTTCATCTGCAGGGTGTACACCTTCCCGTTCAGGAGGTCGTCGGCGAGGAAGAAGCTCCCGGCGACGGGGAGCAACACCTTGTCCCCCCCGTAGCCGAGCTCTTTCGCAATCTGGAGGCTGTGGGAACCGGCGGCGACGACGGCCGCCTCACAGTCGAAGCGGCCGTCCGTCGTGTCGATGGTGTAGCCATCGAGCGTCGGCGTCACGTCCGTGACTTCCGTGCCGGTGTAGACGTCAACGTGGGGTTCTTCGGAGGCACGGTCGACGAACGATGTCGTGGTCCGACCGTAGTCGACGACGTAGCCATCCGGCGTCTGGAGTGCGAGGAGATCGACTTCTGGATCGCGCCCCTCGACGACGTTCGGTTCGATTTCCGCGATCTCCTCGCGTTCGATCGGCTGCAGTTTGGGAAAGAGGTCGCCGAACCCCTCCTCGTCGTACCGCCGTTCGAGTTCCGACACCTCTTCGTCGCCGACCGCGAGGACCATCTTGCTCCGCCGGGCGTGCATCTCGTCATCGGGGTCGTGGGCCTCCAGGTAGCCCGCGAGCAACTCCGCCCCCTCTTTCACGTCTTTCGCCTTCTCGAGCGTGTAGTTGGTCTCGATATCACCGAAATGGAGCGTCTGGGAGTTGTTCGTGTGGTGGGAGTTGATCGCCGCAATCTCCGACTCCTTCTCGATCAACGCGATCGAGTCGATATTCGTGAACTTCGCGGTCGTGTACAACAGCGACGCGCCACTGATTCCACCGCCGACGATGACCAGATCGTATTTCCCTGCCATGGCTGTTCCGTGGTGACTACGTCCACGGTAAGAGTCCAGACTAATAACTCATTATTTTCTCTGATTTGAGGTCGACAATTAACGAGAAGAGGTATCGACAGTACGTCTCATCGAACCGGGGTCCAGAACCTCATTCCTCGTAGCAGGGTAGCTACCACCGATGGAGTGCACGCGACCCGTGATTCCACGACAGAATGCCGAGAAACGTCGCGACGCCCGACAGCGCGGCGAGTCCACCCGCAAAGAACACCCACTCGATACCGAACTGGCCCATCACCCAGCCACCGACCAACGGAGCGAGGACGCTCCCTGGTTTCCAGACGAGTGACCGGACCCCGAAGCTACTCGTGATGCCCTCGCCTTTCCCCTCGTCCGCGAACAGCGCCATGCTCGCCGGTTCTCGAAACGCGTCCGCGATCCCGAGAAGAGCGTTGAGAACCAGCGCCACTACGACGGCGCTGGTGATCTCCCCGGCCATCGGAACGGAGAGCGTGAGCAGGCCATCGAACGACGGAGCGAACGGAAACGCGAGCGCAATCAACCCGTACGCGCCACCGCCGAGAAAGACGAACAGCGCCCGACCCTGTCGATCCGAGAAGCGCCCGGCGATGGGCTGACAGAGCATATTCGTCAGCTTCTCCGCTGCAAGGACTGCACCAACGACGACGGTACCGGACGCCAGCCCGCCTTGGGCCGCCGACACACCGACGAAGATCGGCACCCAATTCCGAACGAGCGACACGGCCACGGCGTACTGAGCGCGAAAGCTGGTGAGTGTCACGATCCGGCGATTCACCGCGAGATCGGTAAACGCAAAGCCCGTGACAGTGTTTTCGTCGCCGTCGACGAACAGCCAGACGCTTCCGGCGGCGATGATCAGGAGGATCGCCAGCAGCCCAAACAGGATATCGAACCCGGTGAGCGCGAAGAGGATGCGGGCGCCGATTGTCCCCGCGATACCGGCGGCCATCCGGAAGGCGTTGTACTTCCCGATGAGATTGGCGCGCCCGTCGCTGGGTGCGAGTTCGCCAACCAAGGCGAGGCTCAACAGGCCCGTGCCGGTGAGACCGAGTCCTTGGAGGAATCGGTCGGCCCGGTGGCGATAAGGAGCGAACCAATGAGAAAGGACAGTTCCCACGACGCGTCCAGAGCCAGTCGGACGGCTATCGCCGTGCCGAGAAGGGCGATACCCGCCCCGAGAGTGATCAGTCGGAAGGCCTCATGAGGGGTCTGTCGCAGTTTCGAGAGCTTCAGATGGAATGCACCCTCGAAGACGATGATCGCGACCGAGAGACCGACGATGGCCGAGAGCGGTTCAGGGCCACCGAAAACATCGAGACCGACGATGTCGAGGCCCTCGGGACCGACGAGAATGCCGGCGAGAATGAGAAAGAGGACGCTCGGGATTTCCAGCCGGTCGGCTAACACCTGGGCGGCGACACCCAGCCCTAAGATGGTCACGACGAGGGGAATCAAACCGGACCCGGTACTCACAGGGATCGCACCTATCTGGACGGGACCACTCCCGGTATAAAACTGCCGTGAAGTCTCCGTCCAGCGATTCGAGCAAGGATCCAGAGGATGTATCGAAAATCGACAATTTGTTTGTGTTTTTGATAACGGTGTCTTGACGGACTCCTGACCGCGAGACAGTCGTCGACGACGCCGAGTTCGGTAGTCCAAATCCACGGGTATATACGCCCAGGCAGTCAGTTACCACATAGCCGAAACACGCGTTGTCCCCGAGAAGGTCGTGTACTCTGGACACGTCGACGAACGGTCCGATCCGGACGGGGCGTCGAAGCCAGAGTCACACCGGCTCTCCTTCACCAGGCGGACTTTGACGAGTTCTGGGATCGCTCTGATCGGACCCCAACTATGGAAATCGAAATCGCAACTATCGGTGGCTACGAGGAAGTCGGCCGCCAGATGACGGCCGTCCGTGCCGGCGACGACATCGTCGTCTTCGACATGGGCCTCAATCTTTCTCAAGTACTGGTTCACGACAACCTCCAGACGGAGGAGATGCATTCGCTCGACCTGATCGACATGGGTGCCATCCCGGACGACCGGGTGATGAGTGACCTCGATGGCGACGTGCAGGCTATCGTTCCGACGCACGGCCACCTCGATCACATCGGCGCCATCAGCAAACTGGCACATCGCTACGACGCCCCTATCGTCGCTGCGCCCTTTACGCTCGAACTCGTCAAAGAGGAGATTCAAGACGAGAGCAAATTCCTCGTCGAGAACGAACTCATCGAGATGGACGCCGGCGAGACGATGCCCATCGGCGACCGGTGTAAACTCGAGTTCGTCAACGTCACGCACTCGATCATCAACGCGATCAATCCCGTCCTCCACACGCCCGAGGGAGCCATCGTCTACGGACTCGACAAGCGGATGGACCACACGCCGGTCATCGGCGACCCCATCGACATGAAGCGGTTTCGCGAGATCGGCCGCGAGGGGGAGGGCGTCCTCTGCTACATCGAGGACTGCACGAACGCGAACAAGAAGGGACGAACGCCGAGCGAAGCCGTCGCCCGAGAGCAACTCCACGACGTCATCCAGAGTCTCGAAGACTACGACGGCGGGATCGTCGCGACGACGTTCTCGAGCCACATCGCTCGCGTTACGAGCCTCGTCGAATTCGCCGAGGAGATCGGTCGCCAGCCCGTCCTTCTCGGGCGCTCGATGGAGAAATACTCCGGCACGGCCGAGCGCATCGGTGCGGCGAGCTTCCCGGACGACTTGGGGATGTACGGCCACCGCAAGTCAGTCGACCGCGCGTTCAACCGAATCATGGACGAGGGCAAGGAGAATTTCCTCCCAGTCGTCACGGGCCACCAGGGTGAACCCCGAGCGATGCTCACCCGGATGGGTCGCGGCGAGACTCCCTACGAACTCGACGACGGCGACAAGGTCATCTTCTCCGCTCGCGTGATTCCGGAGCCGACGAACGAAGGCCAGCGCTACCAGTCCGAGAAGCTGCTCGGGATGCAAGGGGCGCGGATCTACGACGACGTCCACGTCTCCGGCCACCTGCGTCAGGAGGGTCACTACGAGATGCTGGACGCGCTCCAACCACAGCACGTCATCCCTGCCCATCAGGACATGCAGGGCTTCTCCGGCTACGTCGACCTCGCTTCAAAACAGGGCTACAAGCTGGGTCGTGATCTCCACGTCACCTCGAACGGGAACATCCTCCAGTTGGTCTAACTTCCCGCGAACCCATCAACTCGCAAAATAACAACTGGTTCCCCGAGTCCGTCGTCTCGTGAGAATATGCAAGACGAACGCCTCGACGTCGAACTCGACTTCGGCGAAGATGGCCGAATTCCTGCGATTGCACAGGACGCCAAGACGGGTGATGTGCTGATGCTCGCGTACGTGTCCCCGGAGGCGCTCGCCGCAACCCAGAACACGGGGCTTGCTCACTACTACTCTCGGAGTCGCGACGAACTCTGGCAGAAGGGCGGCTCCAGTGGACACGTCCAACGGGTCAAAGAAATCCGCGTCGACTGTGATGGTGATGCACTGCTCTATCGAATCGACTAGGAAGGTGGAGCATGTCACACGGGCTATCGCTCCTGCTTCTATCGGACGATCGAAGGCGAGACCGTCGGCGAGAAAGTCTTTGATCCGGACGATGTCTACGAATAACGGTTCTGTCGGTGCGAAATAGCAGGAGGTGGATTTGAACCACCGATCTCCAGGTCATGAGCCTGGTGGAATCTCCGAGCTATCCTATCCCGCTACATACCCCTCTGTGAAAGTCGCGGATAAGCGTTGAGAAGTCGTCTTCGTGTGGGAATTAGTCCCTCGATTTGTCGCCCAGCTGCGTCCATCGCCAAACAATCTCGCCGGATATAGCTGTGTATTCACCTTTCGAACGGGCGCCACAATTCTCACACACCAGTGTGAAAATTCCATACTCGTCGGTCTCGACCTCCTGTTGGGTACTGCAGTCGGGGCAGGTTACAGTCGAGTCAGCCATTGTCAGCAGCGCACCTATGGAGCAACCGTTCCCTCGAGCTTGGTTTTATCGAGAATATCCCCGACGACCCCGTCAACGAGATCGTCTTTCTCAGTTGTAGACGGCAGTCCGAGCGTCGTTTCGAGGGCGTAGAGCCGAAATCGGTAGGTCTGTTCTTGTCCAGTTGGGTTGGGTCCACCGTATCCGTGTTCTGCAAAATCATTCTGTCCTTCTGTCGCCTGCTCTGGAGCCCACCCTTCGGGAATCTCGGTCAGAGTGGGGGGAATATCCCACACGAGCCAGTGATTCCAGATCTCCTTCCTCGAAGAACGGGGATTCGGACTATCCACGATCAACACCAACGAAGCGGTTCCCGCTGGAATACCGTCGATGTCAAGTGGCGGATTGACGTTCTCCGCCGCGTATCCGTAGCGATCTGGTATCTCCATCCTCGAAGGCCGGACTCCGTAAGATCAGGTCCGTCATGCTCATCACCGTCTGGCGTATCGAACCCGATACGAAAGACATGTAGGAATGCTATGACCGACTGAAAAAGCTTCGTAAGCCGCTAAGAGCAATCACTGTACGAGACAGTAGAAATTCGATTACATATCAATTTCTTCGAGGGTTCAGCAGCTACATCACCGAGTTCACTAGTCTCAATTTGGGGGGGTAACGCTCTCGGACCGTCTCCGCGGAATTGTCGAGTTACCGCACGGCGATCGTGTAGTCGAACGGCCAGACGAGGACTTCACGTATCTCTCTTTGACTGCTGTGCGGTACGAGATAATCGTGTTTTGGATGAGCGATATCGGTTTTCGTGTCATCTGTGACCTCTAGAGAATCGATTGTATCCTATCTGTCGTGGTTGACGTGGCTGAAGATCCTCGTCGAGAACCATAGTAGCGTTTGGAACTGTTTGCACACCTGATCGCCAGACGACATACGATCAGGTATGCCATGACTTACAAAGGCTACTATACCAACAGATCACGAGCGTACTCGTCACGTCGCTCGTCGATGATATCCTGTCGTTTCCCTCGATCAACTAGTTCGTCTTCGCTCATGTTCTCAAACTGTTACGGAACAATCTCGACGCTATCTGTCGTTTTCAATAGAGTACTATTCTCAACTACTGACGCACAGTGGAAGCTGAGACTTCGCTCAAAAGAAGATGTAACGCGTAGAGACGTGAGTACTCGAAAGTAGCTACCATAATTCTTTGACGAGAGCAGTAGTCGCGTTATCGACGATATCATCCGTCAGACGACCCTGCCAGAAATCGATGTCCTCGTGGCCGATCGATTGCACACTCCATGGAATGATCCGGCTCTCGTCTGGCGTACCGCCACGAAGCCAGCTCTCTTCGGGAATTTCGATGAGCCCATCCATCCATGATTTCGACGTCAGCGTGAGCGCGATATACTGCTCGCCGTGGAACGGACGACCTTCGTGGTTCGAAAGAATGAGCCAAGGCCGAGCGTCCTCGTTACCTTTGAACAGGTCATCGCCGTAGACGACGTCGCCACGTTCGAAAATCGGTGTCTCTTCGTTGGTCACTGTTCATCCTCGACACTCGGAGTGACCCGCTGGGCGCGTGTTTGCGCCAAGACTCCTTGTCTTCTGTGCCGAGTTGCTCGTTGAACAGAGCAGTCGTCCGTTCGTAGCCGCTGTACCCCTCGAGTCGCTCGTCGTTGTCGGTTATCGCCCAGTACGCCGCCTTGTGTTCGACCAGACCGCAGTCTTTCAATCGTGAGAGTGCAGTGCTGACCGCGCCCTCGTCGGTGCCAATCTGAGAGGCGATTTTGCGGGCCTTGAACGCCCGATTTTCATTGGCGGCGAGAAATCCAAGGACTTGATCAGGCACGGAGAGCTCTTCGTGTTCTCGAAAGTGTCTCGATCGATGGACATCGTTGAATGAAGGTACGTCATCCGCTGTAAAGAGCGTTAGGAGTGAAAGCAACGAAAATATCGAAATCACTGTTGCCACGAAGCGAGTTGCGGACCGTATGCATTGAGACTGCCAGCCTCTGCCGCCGGCTTCCGTATAGCGACATATGATTTATCGACGGGGGCGGACGCTTTAACCCGCTCCGGTCGAAGGACAGGGTATGTGTGGGCGGTACACCCTCTTCACGCCGGCCGAAGCGTTGGCCGACCGATTCGGGACGCGGACCCCGGATATCGAGCCCCGCTACAACTGCGCACCGGGACAGGACCTGCCGGTGGTGACCGGCACGGACCCCGATCGGTTCGCCCGCCAACGGTGGGGGTTAGTGCCCGAGTGGGCGGACGACGACACGAATCCGCCGATCAACGCCCGGGTGGAGACGATCACGGAGAAGCCAACGTTCGCCGAGGCGGTCGAACACCGGCGGTGCTTGGTGCCGGCGGACGGCTTCTACGAGTGGGTGAGCCGGGACGAGGGCAAGCGACCGTACCGGGTCGCGTTCGAGGACGACCGCCCGTTCGCGATGGCCGGGATCTGGTCGCGGTGGGAACCCCCGACGCGACAGACCGGACTGAGCGAGTTCGGGAGTGGTGGCGAGTCGGACGATTCCGAACCCATTCACTCCTTCGCCATCGTGACGACGGAGCCGAATGATCTGGTGAGCGACCTCCACCACCGGATGGCCGTCATCCTCGACCCGGACGAGGAGTCCACGTGGCTCCACGGATCGGTCGAGGCGGCACTCGACTGCTGTGAGCCGTCCCCCTCCGACGACCTGACCGCTTACCCGGTCTCGACGCGCGTCAACGACCCCCGGAACGACGACCCGTCGCTGGTCGAACGGGTCGGCGAGGCGGCGTGAACGGGGAGTACCGGACCGTATTTATATTTGTGAACGAGTAACTACATCGATACGCAAAGCAGGTACGCACACACAAATAATGGGCATTTCGGGGTGCCAATTTGGTGCTACAATTCTAAATAAAGACCTTTATCCCCCTGTGTAGGACCACTTTGAAGTAATCGGCAGTCGAGGGACCGATATGGCAGACGACTCCGTTCCGGTGAAGACGTACGTGCCGCCGTACCAGAAGGAGCGCTGGCGCGAACACGCCGACCGCCTCGGCATGAGTCAAAGCGAGTTCGTCCGGACGATGGTACAGGCCGGCCGCCGCGACTTCGCCGTGCCCGAGCATCCCTCCGGCGAGAAACCCGACGAAGAGGTATCTTCGGGGCTCGAACCCCAGGTGAAAGACGCCCTCAGCGGGGAAGACCACCGTTCGTGGGACGACCTGCTCGAAGCGGTGACCGACGGCGTCGAGGGCCGACTGGAGGAGGCCCTAGAGTCGCTCCAGGAGGCAAACGCCGTTCAGTACAGCGGCCGCCACGGCGGCTACCGGCTGGTGGAGGAGTCGTGAGCGACGTCGACGACCCCGTGGGCTACTTCCTGCAGGATATGACTTTCCACGGGAAGACCGACCGGACGCGAGCGGCCTACGAACGCGTCCTCCGAGATTTCGAGACCTTTCTCGCCGACGAGCGGGGGACCACTCCGGCAACAGCCGAACACCGGGACTGTATGGCCTGGATTCATCGCCTGCGTGGCACCGTCGCCGAGAGCACCGTCGCGACGTACGCCGCCTACCTCCACCGGTTCTACGCCTACATGGCCCAGGTCGGGACGTTCGACGCCAACCCGATGACCCTCGTTGCCGAGGAGATGGACGAACGCATCAACACCGATCCGACGCGTCGCGAAATCGCGATTCCCGAGATGCGCGACTTTCTCGCAGGGGTCACCCACCCTCTCGATCGCGCACTCCTGGTGACGATGCTCAAGACGGGTATCCGGGTCGGAGAGCTCTGTAACCTCGATCTGCGAGATGTGTCGACTCCGGCGACCCGGGAGGCCCTCGACGTGTCGATCCGACCACAGCTCGACGGCCGCGGCGACGCCCTGTTCGTCGCGGCCGACCGCGCCGTCGGCGACGAAATCGAGGGCGAACGCCGGACCGCGGCCAACAAGCGCAAACGCGCGACGGTGATCCCGGTCGACGACGAGTTGCGGACGACACTGCGTCGCTGGCTCGCGATCAGACCCGACCCCGTCTCGCGGGCGGAGCCGTTGTTCGTGAACACGCGCGACGACTGGGGCGAGCGCGTCACCCCCCACGTCGTCCACCACACGGTGGAGTCACACGCACGCGAGCGGGGCTGGCACCGCGACGGCGGCGGCGCCGAGGAGAACGTAACCCCCCACTACTTCCGGCATTTCTTCACGACCCACCTCCGGGACCGAACCGGTGACCGCGGCATCGTCAAATACCTTCGTGGCGACGTGGCGAGTGACATCATCGACACGTACACCCACGACTGGGGCGATCGGGTGCGCCGTACCTACGAAGACCACATCTACCAGCTGGCTCCGTCCGCGTGAATCCTATAAATCGCATATTGCTATATCAAATGCGGGCGTGACCGCTCAGTCGAAGGCGGGGCCGGCCCGTCTCATAGTGATCATTGTAAGTCAGTACCGGTGGTTCGCCGACCCGTTCTGGCGAACCACCGGTAAACAGTTACAATAAACACTATCAGTCGCGGCCGGTCCAGAAGTCGAACGAGCGCCCCGGTGCGAAGACATCGAGGCCGACGGCACGTTCCTCGCCCGTGTTCTCGACGCGGTGAGTCTCCCACGCGTCGAGGTGGACGGAGTCGTACTGCCCGAGGGTCACCCTGTCGTCGTCGGTCGAGACGGTCAGTTCCCCCTGTAGAACGAGACAGACCTGTTCGTTCTCGTGGTCGTGCATCGGCGAGGAGTGACCGGGCGGCTTCTCGAACCACTCGAAGCTGAAGCGGTCGCTTCCGGCCATCGCCACCCGGCGCCAGCCGTCGTCCGGTTCGTACGTCTCCGCCTCGTCGAAGGATATCGGTTGCACGAGGGGGGCCTCGGCGTGTCCCGTCTAAAGCGTTGGGCCGACAGTATAAGGCCTGCCCACCCGAGTGAGGGCACATGACCCACGGGCAGCGGACGGTGGAACCGTGACGGTGCAGTTGCCGAGCGAAATCGTCGTCGACCGCTTCTTGCCGACGGTGCGTTCGATGCTGGCGGCCGAGCTATCGGATCGCGGGTTCGCACAGCGGGAGATAGCCAGCCGTCTCGGCGTCTCACAGGCGGCGGTGAGCCAGTACCTTTCGGGAGATCGACACGTCGAGGAACGCTTCGCCGAGGAACCACGGCTGCAGGCGACGGTCGAGCGGATCGCCGAGGGGTTCGACGCCGGCACGATGGACGACTACGAGGCCCTCGCCGAACTGCTGGAACTCGTCCGGGCGTTCGAGGATCGGGGGCCGATCTGTGCGGTCCACGAGGAGGAGATGCCGGCACTTTCGGGCATGGGCTGTGATCTCTGCGTGCGCGGGCGCGATTCCGGGATACAGGCCGAACGCGAGGTGCTGTCGAACGTTCGTCGGGCGGTCCGGCAGTTCGCGAACGCCACGGGGGTCCCAGCACACGTCCCGAACGTGGGAACGAACGTGGCGATGGCGTTGCCGGACGCGGTCGACGAGACGGACGTGGCGGCCGTCCCCGGGCGCATCCACGCGATGCGGGGCGGCGTAAACGTCCCCGCGAACCCCGAGTTCGGCGGGTCCCACCACGTGGCGACGACGCTTCTGGCGGCGACGGCCGCCGACCCGAGCGTTCGGGGGGCGGTCAACCTCGCGACGAGTGAGAACCTGCTAGCGGCGGTCCCGGCGGGGATGGAGGCCGTCGCCTTCGACGCGGCGTACGAGGACCGCCGCCGACGCCTCGACGCACTCTTCGAGTCGGGCGTGCCCCGGATCGTCTACCACGAGGGGGCCTTCGGTATCGAACCGATCACGTACGTCCTCGGGACGAGCGCCGTCGACGCCGTCGAGACGGGGACGGCACTGGCCGCCCGCGCGAACGACGGACGAAACTGACCGCCCGTACCGTATGCCGCAGTAGCGATCCGACGGCCACCCCTAAGTCTAAACGGCACGGGCACGAATATCTGCCAGAACAGCCGATGGACGCGCCGATTCGGGTCCTGCTCGTCGACGACGTTGCCGACTTCGCCGCCATCGCTGCGGAACTGCTCGAGCGGGAGGACGACCGCCTCGACGTGACGACCGAGACGGATCCGTCCGCGAGTCTCGATCGGCTCGCCGAGTCGGCGTTCGACTGTCTCGTCAGCGACTACCAAATGCCCGGAATGGACGGGCTCGAACTGCTCGGAGCGGTCCGCGAGCGGTGGCCGACGCTTCCTTTCGTCCTCTTTACCGGCAAGGGGAGCGAGGAAATCGCGAGCGAGGCCATCTCGGCCGGCGCGACGGACTACGTCCGGAAGGGGACGGCCACGGACCAGTACGCGCTCTTGGCAAACCGGATCGTTCAGGCCGTCTCGAAGCGTCGGAACCGCGCACGGGCGGATCGATTCGAGCAGCTCCAGAAACTCGCTCACGAAGTCAGCAAGGCGCTCGTTCGGGCCGACGACGGGACGGGCGCCGAGCGGACGGTCTGTGAACGACTCGCCGAAGCGAAGCCGTACGCCTGGGCGGCCATCGGGACGCCGACCGTCGACGGCGGTGTGGTCACGGACGTGGCCGTCCGATCGCTCGCCACCGCGGCCGACGGCGATAGGGTGGACGTGGCCCTCGACGCCGTGCCCGCGGTCGAAGTCGCCGCGACGGAGCGTGAACCCGCCGTCTCGACGGGTGCGGACGCGGCGGTGATCGCCGTCCCGCTCGAGTACGAATCGGATCGCTACGGCGTACTCGCGGTGAGGTCGGCGGGCGGCGCCCCGACCGACGCGTTCGAGCGCGACCTCCTCGCGGAACTCGGGGTCGACGTGGCCAGCGCGCTCCACACCCTCGCGGTCCGTGCCGACCTGTGCGAGTCGGAGGCGAAGTTTCGACGGTTGGTCGAGGGGAATCTCGTCGGCGTCTATCTCATCCAGCACGGCGAGTTCGAGTACGTCAACCCTCGGCTCGCGGCGATGTTCGGCTACACCCAAGCGGAGTTGCTGTCGGGCGTGACGCCGTTCGACCTCGTGATCGAAGCGGACCAGGAGAAACTGCGGCGGAACATCGACCGCCGCATCGTGGGCGAGGTCGACGACCTCCGGTATACGCTCCGTGGGGAGCGCAGGGACGGCTCGAACATCGAGTTCGAGGTCCACGGCGGCCGAATCGACTACCGCGGCGAACCGGCCATCGTGGGGACGCTCCTCGACGTGACCGAACGGAAGCGATACGAGCGCGAACTCGAGCGGTCGCGGGCCGAGTACCGGGAGCTGTTCGAGGCGTTTCCGGAAGCCGTCTTCGTCCGCACCGAAGGCGACACGTTTCAGGCCGTCAACGAAGCCGCGATCGACCGCCTCGGCTACACTCGCGACGAACTCCTGTCGATGCGGCCGGCGGATATCGACCCGACGGCCGACGCCGAGAGCGAGGACGAACGGATCGAGGACTTCGAACAGGGTCGGATCGAGCGCTTCGACACCGTCCACGAGACGAAGTCGGGCGAGCGAATCCCGGTCGAGATCAACGCCACGCTCATTCCGTACCGCGGCGAAACGGCGATCCTGTCGACCGCGCGAGACGTGAGTGACCGCATCGAACGGGAACGGGAGCTAGAACGGCGGAACGACCGCCTCGAGGAACTCGCGAGCGTCGTCTCACACGACCTGCGAAACCCACTCAACGTCGCCGCCGGCCGGATCGCGTGGGCGCGTGAGGAGTCCGACTCCCCCCACATCGACGACGCGGCCGCCGCGCTGGAGCGGATGGACGGCCTGATCGACGACCTACTGACGCTCGCCGGCCACGGGCGACGGGATATCGACCCCGTTCCCCTAGAAATCGAGTCGTTCGTCAGCCGATGCTGGGCGAACGTGGCGACGGAGGACGCCGCCCTGAACGTGCGCGTCGAGGGGACGGTTCGGGCCGACGAGAGCCGACTCGGGCAGGCGTTCGAGAACCTGTTTCGGAACGCGGTGGAACACACGGCCGACGAACGCGACGACGTAACGATCACCGTCGGGAGCCTCCCGGACGGCTTCTACGTCGAAGACGACGGACCGGGCATCCCCGAGTCCGACCGCGAACGGATCTTCGAAGCCGGATACTCGACGAACCAGAACGGAACGGGTCTCGGCCTCGTCATCGTCCGCGACGCCGTCGAAGCCCACGGCTGGGAGCTAGCGGTCACCGAGAGCGAGACTGGTGGAGCCCGGTTCGAAATCACCGGCGTTCAGGCGCTGTCGAGTTCTTCGCCGTAGTCGCCGCCGTAGCGGATGAGGAAATACGCCAGGCCGAGGACGGAGCCCATGACGGCCGTCAGGGCAATGACGAGGGATTTGGCGCTGTCGGGGACGCCGGGAGCGCCGCCGCCACCGCCGCCGCCGCCGCCACCACCACCGCCGCCGCCCGAGTCGGGCATCGCGCCGACGACGACGACGCCTTTCATGCCGAGCGCGCGGTGGGGCTGACAGAAGTATTTGATAGTGCCTTCGGAGTCGAAGGTCTGTTCGAACGTGAAGCCGGCTTCGGCGACGAGTTCGCTCTCGAAGTCGCCGCCTTCCTCGGCGACGACGTTGTGTTGCCCGCCCTGGCCGTTCCACTCCCAGATGATCGTCGTTCCGGGGTCGACCTGAACGGCCGGCGGATCGAACGCGAAGTTTCCGCCGTTGCCGGAGGCGCCGACGGTGATCGTCACCTCGCTCTGCCCGGTCGCGTCGGCCACCTCGCTGTAGTTGCCCACGTCGCTCATCCACCCGTCGAACGACGCCTGGGCCGTGGCGGTGCCGGCGGCGGCCGCAGTCGCCGCGGTGCCCGCGACGGTCGTCAGAAATCCGCGTCGCGAGACTGAACGGTCGCTTCCCATACCGGGGGTTGCGGGCCATCCTACGAAAACCTGACTATCCCGACCGGCGGCGGGTTCCCACCGACGGGGAGCGATCC contains these protein-coding regions:
- a CDS encoding SOS response-associated peptidase, encoding MCGRYTLFTPAEALADRFGTRTPDIEPRYNCAPGQDLPVVTGTDPDRFARQRWGLVPEWADDDTNPPINARVETITEKPTFAEAVEHRRCLVPADGFYEWVSRDEGKRPYRVAFEDDRPFAMAGIWSRWEPPTRQTGLSEFGSGGESDDSEPIHSFAIVTTEPNDLVSDLHHRMAVILDPDEESTWLHGSVEAALDCCEPSPSDDLTAYPVSTRVNDPRNDDPSLVERVGEAA
- a CDS encoding YbhB/YbcL family Raf kinase inhibitor-like protein, translating into MEIPDRYGYAAENVNPPLDIDGIPAGTASLVLIVDSPNPRSSRKEIWNHWLVWDIPPTLTEIPEGWAPEQATEGQNDFAEHGYGGPNPTGQEQTYRFRLYALETTLGLPSTTEKDDLVDGVVGDILDKTKLEGTVAP
- a CDS encoding DUF5805 domain-containing protein; translated protein: MADDSVPVKTYVPPYQKERWREHADRLGMSQSEFVRTMVQAGRRDFAVPEHPSGEKPDEEVSSGLEPQVKDALSGEDHRSWDDLLEAVTDGVEGRLEEALESLQEANAVQYSGRHGGYRLVEES
- a CDS encoding type II toxin-antitoxin system PemK/MazF family toxin codes for the protein MTNEETPIFERGDVVYGDDLFKGNEDARPWLILSNHEGRPFHGEQYIALTLTSKSWMDGLIEIPEESWLRGGTPDESRIIPWSVQSIGHEDIDFWQGRLTDDIVDNATTALVKELW
- a CDS encoding MFS transporter; amino-acid sequence: MSLALVGELAPSDGRANLIGKYNAFRMAAGIAGTIGARILFALTGFDILFGLLAILLIIAAGSVWLFVDGDENTVTGFAFTDLAVNRRIVTLTSFRAQYAVAVSLVRNWVPIFVGVSAAQGGLASGTVVVGAVLAAEKLTNMLCQPIAGRFSDRQGRALFVFLGGGAYGLIALAFPFAPSFDGLLTLSVPMAGEITSAVVVALVLNALLGIADAFREPASMALFADEGKGEGITSSFGVRSLVWKPGSVLAPLVGGWVMGQFGIEWVFFAGGLAALSGVATFLGILSWNHGSRALHRW
- a CDS encoding FAD-dependent oxidoreductase; translated protein: MAGKYDLVIVGGGISGASLLYTTAKFTNIDSIALIEKESEIAAINSHHTNNSQTLHFGDIETNYTLEKAKDVKEGAELLAGYLEAHDPDDEMHARRSKMVLAVGDEEVSELERRYDEEGFGDLFPKLQPIEREEIAEIEPNVVEGRDPEVDLLALQTPDGYVVDYGRTTTSFVDRASEEPHVDVYTGTEVTDVTPTLDGYTIDTTDGRFDCEAAVVAAGSHSLQIAKELGYGGDKVLLPVAGSFFLADDLLNGKVYTLQMKKLPFAAVHGDADVHDPSVTRFGPTAKLVPTLERGRLSTVSDFLDVFGLNAAAALSYANILSDRVLLPYVLRNLVYDLPEVGPRQFLPNVRKVVPNVELEDLERATGYGGVRPQIVDTSQKSLDMGEAKIIGDDIIFNITPSPGASTCLKNAMRDTRTLLEFLDGDYAFDETAFRADTIDNFPRGDAADGPAGDDTVDGVPATDD
- a CDS encoding ribonuclease J, whose product is MEIEIATIGGYEEVGRQMTAVRAGDDIVVFDMGLNLSQVLVHDNLQTEEMHSLDLIDMGAIPDDRVMSDLDGDVQAIVPTHGHLDHIGAISKLAHRYDAPIVAAPFTLELVKEEIQDESKFLVENELIEMDAGETMPIGDRCKLEFVNVTHSIINAINPVLHTPEGAIVYGLDKRMDHTPVIGDPIDMKRFREIGREGEGVLCYIEDCTNANKKGRTPSEAVAREQLHDVIQSLEDYDGGIVATTFSSHIARVTSLVEFAEEIGRQPVLLGRSMEKYSGTAERIGAASFPDDLGMYGHRKSVDRAFNRIMDEGKENFLPVVTGHQGEPRAMLTRMGRGETPYELDDGDKVIFSARVIPEPTNEGQRYQSEKLLGMQGARIYDDVHVSGHLRQEGHYEMLDALQPQHVIPAHQDMQGFSGYVDLASKQGYKLGRDLHVTSNGNILQLV